One region of Manis pentadactyla isolate mManPen7 chromosome 9, mManPen7.hap1, whole genome shotgun sequence genomic DNA includes:
- the B4GAT1 gene encoding beta-1,4-glucuronyltransferase 1, translating into MQMSYAIRCAFYQLLLAALMLVAMLQLLYLSLLSGLHGQEEQDQYFEFFPPSPRSVDQVKAQLRTALASGGVLDASGDYRVYRGLLKTTMDPNDVILATHASVDNLLHLSGLLERWEGPLSVSVFAASKEEAQLATVLTYALSSHCPDMRARVAMHLVCPSRYEAAVPDPREPGEFALLRSCQEVFDKLARVAQPGINYALGTNVSYPNNLLRNLAREGANYALVIDVDMVPSEGLWRGLREMLDQSKQWAGTALVVPAFEIRRARRMPTNKNELLQLYQVGEVRPFYYGLCTPCQAPTNYSRWVNLPEETLLRPAYVVPWQDPWEPFYVAGGKVPTFDERFRQYGFNRISQACELHVAGFDFEVLNEGFLVHKGFKEALKFHPQKEAENQHNKILYRQFKQELKAKYPDSPRHC; encoded by the exons ATGCAGATGTCCTACGCCATCCGGTGCGCCTTCTACCAGCTTCTGCTGGCTGCGCTGATGCTGGTGGCGATGTTGCAGCTGCTCTACCTGTCGCTGCTCTCCGGGCTGCATGGGCAGGAGGAGCAAGACCAGTATTTTGAGTTCTTCCCCCCGTCCCCGCGGTCCGTGGACCAGGTCAAGGCGCAGCTCCGCACCGCGTTGGCCTCCGGAGGCGTCCTGGACGCCAGCGGCGACTACCGCGTCTATAGGGGCCTACTGAAGACCACCATGGACCCCAACGATGTGATACTGGCCACGCACGCCAGTGTGGACAACCTGCTGCACCTGTCGGGCCTGTTGGAACGCTGGGAGGGCCCGCTATCCGTGTCGGTGTTCGCGGCCTCTAAGGAGGAGGCGCAGCTAGCCACCGTGCTGACCTACGCGCTGAGCAGCCACTGCCCCGATATGCGCGCCAGGGTCGCTATGCACCTCGTGTGCCCCTCGCGCTACGAGGCCGCCGTGCCCGACCCCCGGGAGCCGGGGGAGTTCGCCCTGCTGCGGTCCTGCCAAGAGGTCTTTGACAAACTAGCCCGGGTGGCCCAGCCTGGGATCAATTACGCCCTGGGTACCAATGTCTCCTACCCCAATAACTTACTGCGGAATCTGGCTCGTGAGGGGGCCAACTATGCCCTGGTAATTGACGTGGACATGGTGCCCAGCGAGGGGCTGTGGAGAGGACTTCGGGAAATGCTGGATCAGAGCAAGCAGTGGGCGGGCACAGCGCTCGTGGTGCCTGCCTTCGAGATCCGCCGAGCCCGCCGCATGCCCACGAACAAGAATGAGCTGTTGCAGCTCTACCAGGTGGGCGAGGTGCGGCCCTTCTATTATGGGCTGTGCACGCCCTGCCAGGCGCCCACCAACTACTCCCGCTGGGTCAATCTGCCAGAAGAGACCTTGCTGAGGCCTGCCTATGTGGTGCCCTGGCAGGACCCCTGGGAGCCATTCTACGTCGCCGGAGGCAAGGTGCCCACCTTCGACGAGCGCTTTCGGCAGTACGGCTTCAATCGCATCAGCCAG GCCTGTGAGCTTCACGTGGCAGGATTTGATTTCGAGGTGCTGAATGAAGGTTTTCTGGTTCATAAGGGCTTCAAAGAAGCCTTGAAGTTCCATCCCCAAAAGGAGGCTGAAAATCAGCACAATAAGATCCTTTACCGCCAGTTCAAGCAGGAGTTGAAGGCCAAGTACCCCGACTCTCCCCGTCACTGCTGA
- the SLC29A2 gene encoding equilibrative nucleoside transporter 2 isoform X4, producing MARGDAPQDSYHLVGISFFILGLGTLLPWNFFITAIPYFQGRLVGANSTAATLRTNHTGPADTFNFNNWVTLLSQLPLLLFTLLNSFLYQCVPDTVRILGSLLVILLLFALTAALVKVDMSPGPFFSITMASVWFINSFCAVLQGSLFGQLGTMPSTYSTFFLSGQGLAGIFAALAMLTSMASGVDAQTSALGYFITPCVGILMSVVCYLSLFHLEFARYYLAKKPSQAQGQELETKAELLQPDEKNGIPNSPQKVALTLDLDTEKEPEEPQQPRKPSVFIVFQKIWLTALCLVLVFTVTLSVFPAITAMVTSSASPGKWSQFFNPICCFLLFNIMDWLGRSLTSYFLWPDEDSRLLPLLVCLRVLFVPLFMLCHVPDRSRLPILFPQDAYFITFMLLFAVSNGYLMSLTMCLAPRQVLPHEREVAGTLMTFFLALGLSCGAALSFLFKALL from the exons ATGGCGCGCGGAGACGCCCCGCAGGACAG CTACCACCTGGTTGGCATCAGCTTCTTTATCCTGGGGCTGGGCACTCTCCTTCCCTGGAACTTCTTCATTACCGCCATCCCG TACTTCCAGGGGCGGCTGGTGGGGGCCAACAGCACTGCCGCGACCCTGCGCACCAACCACACGGGCCCCGCTGATACCTTCAACTTCAACAACTGGGTGACGCTGCTGTCCCAGCTGCCCCTGCTGCTCTTCACTCTCCTCAACTCCTTCCTGTACCAGTG TGTCCCTGACACGGTGCGGATTCTGGGCAGCCTGCTGGTCATCCTGCTGCTGTTTGCCCTGACGGCAGCATTGGTCAAGGTGGACATGAGCCCTGGGCCTTTCTTCTCCATCACCATGGCCTCTGTCTGGTTCATCAACT CCTTCTGTGCAGTTCTGCAGGGCAGCCTCTTCGGACAGCTAGGCACCATGCCTTCCACCTACAGCACCTTCTTCCTCAGTGGCCAAGGACTGGCTGGGATCTTCGCTGCTCTTGCCATGCTCACGTCCATGGCCA GTGGTGTGGATGCCCAGACCTCTGCCCTGGGGTACTTCATCACGCCCTGCGTGGGCATCCTCATGTCCGTCGTGTGCTACCTGAGCCTGTTCCACCTG GAGTTTGCCCGCTACTACCTGGCCAAGAAACCATCACAGGCGCAAGGGCAGGAGTTGGAGACCAAAGCTGAGCTCCTCCAGCCTG ATGAGAAGAATGGGATTCCCAACAGCCCCCAGAAGGTGGCCCTGACTCTCGATCTTGATACTGAgaaggagccagaggagccccagCAGCCAAGAAAACCTTCAGTTTTCATTGTCTTCCAAAAG ATCTGGCTGACAGCGCTGTGCCTCGTGTTGGTCTTCACCGTCACCCTGTCTGTCTTCCCTGCCATCACAGCCATGGTGACCAGCTCTGCCAGTCCTGGGAAGTGGA GTCAGTTCTTCAACCCCATCTGCTGCTTCCTTCTCTTCAACATCATGGACTGGCTGGGACGGAGCCTGACCTCTTACTTCCTGTGG CCAGACGAGGATAGCCGGCTGCTGCCCCTGCTGGTCTGCTTGCGTGTTCTCTTTGTGCCACTCTTCATGCTGTGCCACGTGCCCGACAGGTCCCGGCTGCCCATCCTCTTCCCACAGGATGCCTACTTCATCACTTTCATGCTGCTGTTTGCTGTTTCCAACGGCTACCTGATGTCCCTCACCATGTGCCTGGCACCCAG GCAGGTGCTGCCACATGAGAGGGAGGTGGCCGGCACCCTCATGACCTTCTTCCTGGCCCTGGGGCTGTCCTGCGGAGCTGCCctctccttccttttcaaggcGCTGCTCTGA